A genomic region of Ignavibacteria bacterium contains the following coding sequences:
- the nadA gene encoding quinolinate synthase NadA, which translates to MIEPEPEIETKVDPKLNLREEILRLKKKLNAVILAHYYQESEIQDLADFIGDSLQLAQNAEKTNADVIVFAGVHFMAETAKILNPKKLVLLPDLNAGCSLAEGCPADLLLKFKQKYPGHVLISYINCSADVKAISDIICTSSNAVKIVEQIPKTQGIIFAPDKNLGRYIMKKTGRDMILWQGACIVHETFSDRKIFELKQKHPNAKVIAHPECEEHILKKADFIGSTSALLNYVINDNGKEYIVATEPGIIHQMELKAPGKIYIPAPPESSCACNECPYMKLNTLEKLYLCMRDKKPEIILNEEIRKNAYKSLKRMLEMS; encoded by the coding sequence CTTCGCGAAGAAATTTTACGATTAAAGAAAAAGCTTAATGCAGTTATTCTTGCGCATTATTACCAGGAATCGGAAATTCAGGACTTAGCTGACTTCATCGGCGACAGTTTACAGCTTGCGCAGAATGCAGAAAAGACAAATGCAGATGTAATTGTATTTGCAGGAGTTCATTTTATGGCTGAAACTGCAAAGATTTTGAATCCAAAAAAACTTGTGCTTCTGCCTGATTTAAATGCAGGATGCTCACTTGCAGAGGGTTGTCCCGCTGATTTGCTTTTGAAGTTCAAGCAAAAATATCCCGGGCATGTTTTGATAAGTTATATAAACTGCTCGGCAGATGTGAAGGCAATTTCGGACATAATCTGCACTTCATCGAATGCAGTGAAAATTGTAGAGCAGATTCCAAAAACACAGGGGATTATTTTTGCTCCCGATAAAAATCTTGGTAGATACATAATGAAAAAAACCGGTCGGGATATGATTCTATGGCAAGGTGCGTGTATTGTTCATGAAACATTCAGCGACAGAAAAATTTTTGAATTAAAGCAGAAACATCCTAATGCAAAAGTTATTGCTCATCCCGAATGCGAGGAACATATTTTGAAGAAAGCTGATTTCATCGGTTCGACAAGCGCGTTATTGAATTATGTTATTAACGACAACGGAAAAGAATACATAGTGGCAACAGAGCCGGGCATAATTCATCAAATGGAATTAAAAGCACCGGGTAAAATTTATATTCCTGCACCTCCTGAATCAAGCTGCGCATGCAATGAATGTCCTTATATGAAATTGAATACTCTGGAAAAATTATATTTGTGTATGAGGGATAAAAAACCTGAAATAATCCTGAATGAAGAAATAAGGAAGAATGCTTATAAGTCTTTGAAGAGAATGCTTGAGATGAGTTAA
- a CDS encoding ribonuclease HI family protein translates to MTIKVFTDGASKGNPGKSGIGILITNDTDEELLTHSEYIGETTNNVAEYSAFIKSLELIKSLNQADRIKKIEFFADSELLVKQINGQYKVRDSKLNLLHTETKSILSGLNIIYTINYIPRTENKIADKLANEAIKNFNTVL, encoded by the coding sequence AATCCGGGCAAATCAGGAATTGGTATCCTGATAACGAATGATACAGATGAAGAGCTTTTAACTCATAGCGAATATATCGGAGAAACTACAAATAATGTCGCAGAGTATTCCGCATTTATAAAAAGTTTGGAACTGATAAAATCCTTAAATCAGGCTGACAGAATAAAAAAAATTGAGTTTTTTGCTGACAGTGAATTGCTTGTAAAACAGATAAACGGTCAATATAAAGTCCGTGATTCAAAGCTAAATTTGCTTCATACTGAAACAAAAAGCATACTTTCCGGATTAAATATTATATACACTATAAATTATATACCCCGAACTGAAAACAAGATAGCAGATAAATTAGCCAACGAAGCAATAAAAAATTTTAATACAGTTCTTTAA